A window of Juglans regia cultivar Chandler chromosome 7, Walnut 2.0, whole genome shotgun sequence contains these coding sequences:
- the LOC109006644 gene encoding uncharacterized protein LOC109006644, which translates to MTDFMRTIRHVGATCRMLVSYSGKSNNFTRKLYHDNLSYSRVITYLLNGLGSSYEAFITSVTTRAETISSHELYQLLLIHESRASHQNKSITSSLEPSINLSVARNRGRGFSHSGGQGRGRGRHFHNNRGGCLSPSSFSSQQQYSSHRPTCQYSGSYSIRVGDGSGISIHNFGDSCFSSSSSSFFVQNLLHVPDITKNLVFVLHFCIDNSCYFEFHSSHFNVKDNKIKKVLLTGPTPNGLYVFPSKLIQPSSPTTHLGE; encoded by the exons ATGACGGATTTTATGAGAACTATTAGACATGTTGGTGCCACGTGTCGAATGCTTGTTTCATATTCAGGCAAGAGCAATAACTTTACACGCAAATTATACCATGATAATCTCAGTTATAGTCG GGTAATCACCTATCTTCTCAATGGGTTAGGTTCCTCTTATGAAGCCTTCATCACTTCTGTCACCACACGGGCAGAGACTATTTCCTCTCATGAATTGTATCAATTACTGTTAATTCATGAAAGTCGTGCATCTCACCAAAACAAGAGTATAACCTCCTCTCTTGAGCCTTCTATTAATCTTAGTGTTGCTAGAAATCGTGGGCGTGGATTCTCTCACAGTGGAGGACAAGGCCGTGGCAGGGGTCGTCATTTTCACAATAATCGTGGAGGATGCTTGTCTCCTTCAAGCTTTTCTTCCCAGCAACAATATTCTTCTCATCGGCCAACTTGCCAG TACAGTGGTAGTTATTCAATCCGCGTTGGAGATGGTTCTGGGATTTCTATTCACAATTTCGGTGACTCTTGTTTCTCTTCTAGCTCCTCTTCCTTCTTCGTTCAAAATTTATTACATGTTCCAGATATTACCAAAAATCTTGTGTTTGTTCTACATTTTTGCATTGATAATTCCTGCTATTTTGAGTTTCATTCCTCTCATTTTAATGTGAAGGACAACAAGATAAAGAAGGTGCTTCTCACCGGGCCAACTCCTAATGGATTATATGTTTTTCCTTCCAAGCTCATTCAACCCTCAAGTCCCACTACACATCTTGGTGAATGA